The Candidatus Zixiibacteriota bacterium genome window below encodes:
- a CDS encoding DUF420 domain-containing protein, translated as MNYSLLPTVNACFNLLSACLLLLGYVNIKRGHEDIHKRFMLAALTSSALFLIGYLVYHYEVGSVPYPHHDWTRLVYFVILIPHSILAAVMVPFILLAVRHALKGRFDKHRRIVTWLWPVWMFVSVTGVIVYMMLYHL; from the coding sequence GTGAACTACAGTCTGCTGCCGACGGTCAACGCGTGCTTCAATCTGCTCAGCGCGTGTCTACTACTTCTGGGCTACGTGAATATCAAACGGGGGCACGAGGATATTCACAAGCGGTTCATGCTCGCGGCGTTGACATCCTCGGCGCTGTTTCTGATCGGCTATCTGGTATACCATTACGAGGTCGGCTCGGTGCCGTATCCGCACCATGATTGGACACGGCTGGTCTATTTTGTCATTCTGATCCCGCATTCTATTCTGGCGGCCGTGATGGTACCGTTCATTCTGCTGGCGGTGCGGCATGCGCTGAAAGGGCGGTTCGACAAGCACCGGCGGATAGTCACCTGGCTCTGGCCCGTATGGATGTTCGTCTCTGTGACTGGCGTAATAGTCTATATGATGCTGTATCACCTGTAG
- a CDS encoding COX15/CtaA family protein: MKAFRRLAFVATIATYLLIFMGGLVRVSGAGLGCPDWPRCFGRWIPPLSAADLPSGIDPAQFNFTLAWIEYFNRLCGVTVGLLILATAIVALAKFRREARIVWPSLAAALLTAYQGWQGGRVVASELQPLLVSAHLLISFLIVSLLMYVMQRTYFMGEATSGEESTYPRHARAWAVFLWIGALLQIILGTQVRSGIETVSREFPLLSDLQWLSRVGAAYDLHMISGTLLALATWVIGFAIVKMASHPTGMVRRVVWGMMLVMLGQVLLGLALATAGLTPVLQLFHLWLAGVYIGLALMLYFGLGQKAAVVSDYGKGLARVAAPIAGLVMLAVIAALAVTRQAEASRQNIPVLYDVPSFSFVERNGEPFGLAELKGKISVVDFIFTSCRGPCPYMSASFAELYRQYAHSDKVQLVSFTVDPDTDSLPVLREYAARFGVTDNRWRFVRARTDQISQFCEEGFKVSGDLPGMHSTKFILVDGNARIRGYFDYDSPAAIESLRSQIQQLVRELP; encoded by the coding sequence ATGAAAGCGTTTCGTCGCCTGGCGTTTGTTGCCACTATTGCCACCTATCTTCTGATTTTCATGGGGGGGCTGGTGCGTGTCTCAGGCGCCGGTCTGGGGTGCCCGGACTGGCCGCGCTGTTTCGGACGATGGATCCCGCCGCTCTCTGCGGCTGACCTCCCATCGGGTATCGACCCAGCCCAATTCAATTTCACGCTTGCCTGGATCGAGTATTTCAACCGGCTGTGCGGTGTGACCGTGGGGCTGTTGATTCTGGCCACGGCGATCGTGGCGCTGGCGAAATTTCGGCGCGAGGCCAGGATCGTGTGGCCATCACTCGCGGCGGCGCTTCTCACTGCCTATCAGGGCTGGCAAGGAGGGCGCGTGGTGGCCTCGGAACTCCAGCCGCTGCTGGTGTCGGCGCACCTTCTGATCTCATTTCTCATCGTCAGTCTGCTCATGTACGTCATGCAGCGCACGTACTTCATGGGCGAAGCAACATCAGGTGAAGAGTCTACGTACCCGCGCCATGCTCGCGCATGGGCGGTATTTCTGTGGATCGGTGCTTTGCTTCAGATTATACTCGGAACACAGGTGCGATCCGGGATTGAGACGGTCAGCAGAGAGTTTCCACTCCTTAGTGATCTGCAATGGCTCAGCCGGGTGGGCGCGGCATACGATCTGCACATGATATCGGGGACCTTGTTGGCGCTCGCTACCTGGGTAATCGGATTTGCTATCGTCAAGATGGCATCGCACCCGACCGGTATGGTCAGGCGGGTCGTGTGGGGGATGATGCTGGTGATGCTGGGTCAGGTACTCCTTGGACTCGCGCTGGCGACGGCCGGATTGACACCGGTACTTCAACTATTTCATCTCTGGCTGGCCGGTGTCTACATCGGACTGGCGCTCATGCTGTATTTCGGGTTGGGCCAGAAAGCAGCCGTCGTGTCCGATTATGGTAAAGGATTGGCCCGTGTGGCGGCGCCGATCGCCGGACTTGTTATGCTGGCCGTGATAGCGGCGCTTGCGGTGACTCGTCAGGCGGAGGCCTCGCGTCAGAATATCCCGGTCCTGTACGACGTCCCGTCGTTTTCATTCGTGGAGCGAAACGGTGAGCCGTTTGGACTCGCTGAGTTGAAAGGCAAGATCAGTGTCGTGGATTTCATTTTCACCAGTTGCCGTGGTCCCTGCCCGTACATGAGTGCGAGCTTCGCCGAGCTGTACCGGCAATATGCGCATTCCGACAAGGTCCAACTGGTCTCGTTCACGGTGGACCCGGACACTGATTCGTTGCCGGTACTTCGTGAATATGCCGCCCGCTTTGGTGTAACAGATAACCGTTGGCGCTTCGTACGAGCACGAACGGACCAGATTTCGCAGTTCTGCGAGGAGGGGTTTAAGGTGAGTGGTGATCTTCCGGGAATGCACAGCACCAAGTTCATTCTGGTCGATGGCAATGCGAGAATTCGCGGCTATTTCGATTACGACAGTCCGGCAGCCATCGAGTCGCTGCGATCGCAGATTCAACAGCTGGTCAGAGAACTTCCGTGA
- a CDS encoding flavin reductase family protein, whose translation MSMRDINPKDVSVREIFTLLQGGVAPRPIALVSTISAKGDVNLSPFSFFNAFGGNPPTVAFSPSRRQRDGSIKHTYSNLMATKECVIQAVTYAMVQQVSLASTEYAEGVDEFQKTGLTPVPSDLVKPPRVKESPFQMECTLKEMVHLGDGPGSGNLAICEVLRFHVAEDIFKDGVIHPDFIDLVGRNSADFYTRASGDAIFYVKKPLERRGIGYDQLPEFIRTSTVLSANNLGQLGNTERIPAEEEVTSFVADLTPIEGDEHALHRFEQRSNYHGMTRVCVYLLATGSPLARHLLERSAKCALEHNDIEFAWKVLLLGHRTGHQT comes from the coding sequence ATGAGCATGCGAGATATCAATCCGAAGGATGTCTCCGTCCGAGAGATATTTACCCTTCTTCAGGGGGGTGTGGCACCACGTCCAATCGCCCTCGTCTCGACGATCTCCGCCAAAGGTGATGTCAACCTCTCCCCTTTTTCGTTCTTCAACGCGTTCGGCGGCAACCCACCCACCGTGGCCTTCTCCCCCTCCCGCCGGCAACGAGACGGCAGCATCAAACACACGTACTCGAATCTGATGGCCACTAAGGAGTGTGTCATTCAGGCAGTCACGTATGCGATGGTCCAGCAGGTCAGTCTCGCTTCCACAGAATACGCTGAGGGGGTCGACGAATTCCAAAAGACCGGCCTGACCCCGGTTCCTTCGGATCTCGTCAAGCCACCGCGTGTGAAAGAGTCGCCGTTTCAAATGGAGTGCACGCTCAAAGAAATGGTTCATCTTGGCGACGGTCCCGGCTCGGGCAATCTGGCGATCTGCGAGGTGCTGCGATTTCACGTAGCGGAGGACATCTTTAAGGACGGTGTCATTCACCCGGACTTTATCGATCTCGTTGGCCGCAACAGCGCCGACTTTTACACGCGAGCTTCCGGCGACGCTATCTTTTATGTCAAGAAGCCGCTCGAAAGACGCGGCATCGGATACGACCAGTTGCCGGAGTTCATTAGGACCTCAACTGTCCTCAGCGCCAACAATCTTGGGCAGCTTGGCAACACCGAGCGAATTCCTGCCGAAGAAGAAGTGACTTCGTTTGTTGCCGATTTAACGCCGATCGAGGGGGACGAGCATGCGCTTCACCGGTTTGAGCAGCGTAGTAACTACCACGGTATGACGCGCGTATGCGTATATCTTCTGGCCACCGGCTCCCCGCTCGCCCGGCACCTGCTGGAACGGTCCGCCAAATGTGCGCTCGAACACAACGATATTGAATTCGCTTGGAAGGTGCTTCTGCTCGGTCACCGCACCGGGCACCAGACATAG
- a CDS encoding acetoacetate--CoA ligase, translated as MKEPLWCPTHERIEQSNMSRFLAYAEKRTGGAFASYDALYQWSISDIESFWEAVWQFGEIIHSQPYSRVLSERTMPGAKWFEGARLNFARNLLRHRHARPAIIAQREAEPPTQISYDELHRLVAKCAHGLRELGIGPGDRVAAYVSNIPEAVIAMLAVTSIGAVWSSCSPDFGLQGAVDRFGQITPKVLISVDRYVYQGKTVELTDRVQHLVEKIPQISKVVVIPSSSDFGTTDINRAIDWQTLLDNNAADIEFAELPFDHPVYILYSSGTTGIPKCMVHGGGGTLVQHYKELALHTDLRHEDTIFYYTTCGWMMWNWLVSSLMVGATVYLYDGSPSYPNIEVLWQAIEQQKISIFGTSPRFLTACQHARLIPKRDFDLSSLRTILSTGSPLSSDNFEWVYKNVKSDLQLSSISGGTDIISCFMLGNPLLPVFSEEIQCRGLGMKVEAYDDNGRPVIEETGELVCTAPFPSMPSYFWNDPDGFKYRSAYFEVFPGVWRHGDFIRITENGGVVVYGRSDATLNPGGVRIGTAEIYNAVEAMPEISDSIVVAQRWNHDVRVVLFVVTAEGIELDEALKSRIRETIRNHATPRHVPAVVLPIREVPRTLNGKKVEVAVTRVIHGEKVPNSESLANPRSLDQFVNIAALG; from the coding sequence ATGAAAGAGCCGCTGTGGTGTCCGACACATGAGCGCATCGAGCAGAGCAACATGTCGCGTTTTCTGGCGTATGCGGAAAAACGGACCGGGGGGGCATTTGCGAGCTATGACGCGTTGTACCAGTGGTCCATCAGCGATATCGAATCCTTCTGGGAAGCTGTATGGCAATTCGGCGAAATAATCCACTCGCAGCCATATTCACGTGTTCTCTCCGAACGAACGATGCCCGGTGCAAAGTGGTTTGAAGGCGCGCGGCTCAATTTTGCCCGTAACCTGCTTAGACATCGCCACGCCAGGCCGGCGATCATCGCCCAGCGCGAAGCGGAGCCGCCCACGCAGATCAGCTATGACGAATTACATCGCCTGGTAGCCAAATGCGCGCACGGACTGCGGGAGTTGGGCATTGGTCCGGGAGACCGGGTTGCTGCGTATGTCTCGAACATCCCCGAAGCGGTGATCGCTATGCTCGCGGTGACAAGTATCGGGGCGGTCTGGTCCTCCTGCTCGCCGGATTTCGGACTCCAGGGAGCGGTCGACCGGTTTGGACAGATTACGCCAAAAGTGCTCATATCGGTCGACCGATATGTCTATCAGGGGAAAACGGTTGAATTGACAGACCGCGTACAGCATCTTGTAGAGAAAATTCCGCAGATATCTAAGGTCGTAGTTATACCGTCAAGCTCGGATTTTGGGACGACAGACATCAATCGTGCGATCGACTGGCAGACTCTGCTCGACAATAACGCAGCGGATATCGAATTTGCCGAGCTGCCATTCGATCATCCCGTGTATATTCTGTATTCGTCCGGCACCACCGGTATCCCCAAGTGCATGGTCCACGGCGGGGGAGGAACACTGGTACAGCATTACAAAGAGCTGGCGCTGCACACCGACCTCAGGCACGAAGACACAATCTTCTATTACACCACCTGCGGCTGGATGATGTGGAACTGGCTGGTGAGTTCTCTGATGGTCGGTGCGACCGTGTATTTGTATGACGGAAGCCCCTCGTATCCGAACATTGAAGTACTCTGGCAAGCGATCGAGCAACAGAAGATATCCATCTTCGGAACCAGTCCCCGCTTTCTAACCGCCTGCCAGCATGCCAGACTGATTCCGAAGAGAGACTTCGACCTGTCGTCATTGCGGACGATCCTTTCCACCGGCTCGCCATTGTCCAGTGACAATTTTGAATGGGTTTACAAGAACGTCAAGTCGGATCTGCAACTCTCATCGATCTCCGGAGGCACTGATATCATCTCCTGCTTCATGCTCGGCAATCCGCTTCTGCCTGTCTTTTCAGAGGAGATCCAGTGCCGCGGGCTGGGGATGAAAGTCGAAGCCTACGATGACAACGGCCGTCCGGTCATCGAAGAGACCGGTGAACTGGTCTGCACCGCCCCATTTCCATCGATGCCGAGCTACTTCTGGAATGATCCCGATGGTTTCAAGTATCGCTCGGCCTATTTCGAGGTCTTTCCTGGCGTCTGGCGGCACGGCGATTTCATCCGCATTACCGAAAACGGCGGGGTTGTGGTCTACGGCCGTTCGGATGCCACCCTGAATCCGGGCGGCGTGCGCATCGGCACTGCTGAAATATATAACGCGGTCGAAGCCATGCCTGAAATATCCGACAGTATCGTGGTGGCTCAGCGATGGAATCACGACGTTAGGGTCGTATTGTTCGTGGTGACGGCCGAAGGGATCGAATTGGACGAGGCTCTCAAGTCACGTATTCGCGAGACTATCCGCAACCACGCCACGCCGCGCCACGTGCCCGCGGTCGTTCTTCCGATCAGGGAAGTTCCTCGCACGTTGAACGGCAAGAAAGTGGAGGTGGCCGTGACTCGCGTGATCCATGGCGAGAAGGTCCCGAACAGTGAGTCGCTGGCTAATCCGCGTTCGCTCGACCAGTTCGTGAATATTGCGGCTTTAGGTTAA
- a CDS encoding DUF5686 family protein, protein MAVAQQTPHQGTVSGQVTDSTTGLPISAVTVQLEGTGISTLTNDEGRYRLLLSAGSHVVKFSHVAYYSQRATVVIAQQDITQDIRLQPSLIEIRGIRVYEKAYDPAQQIIIEAIARKKQMLAKLRDYSFDAYAKLVVRDRKKPDSTNIFLIVESQVTGLWERPDKYKQTVVARRQSANVPADAILILFGDLLSFYQNRDEMGSQRIVTPLADDALDHYNFYLLDTIQADNKRVFVLEIEPKNQVDPLYVGRIQIADSSFGVVSADLGWNDGVRLTGVSDAHLHMDFAQFTNEYWMPVEIDMAARFKLAVPLPGFPKDILISYVASLHSYRLQEGMPPGSFGEVAYEISPQADKVDSAAWNRGQTIPLTTQELRGYARIDSIQRARPFVKKALPLALALPLFATTQHDLFHFNRTEGAYAGLGGRFNNRKAATEIRAKAGYAFDARYWQFAFGATRTLSERQKLTLGAEYHNEMRHRPTLSSGIGGNATLSALFFKSDPFDYFREEEFSIYSGIKLVDRTRFSLAYHDTHQQSTPTRTDFSLFEKDKVVRDNQPILDGQLRSVTTALTYDSRPLLRRKGKDERLFETQYTNVTAEIERSSPTFLNSDFDFVRYAVSVDRRQQVLGLGTSTLRAYWGGSDKALPPQRYFTVDHNVWSFYSIIGFQTLGEHNFYGNQVLAVTLQHDFGRLLFAKSRLPFMERIPFTLNVHGGAFWTDFRDHAPQTGDRGLWSARTAYSELGFTVGNLTPFLVPFNLALSFTWQLSAYDTNRFSLGWGIAF, encoded by the coding sequence ATGGCAGTCGCACAGCAGACACCCCATCAGGGAACTGTTTCGGGACAGGTGACCGACTCGACCACCGGCCTGCCGATCTCGGCGGTGACTGTCCAGCTGGAGGGGACCGGCATTTCCACGCTTACCAACGACGAGGGAAGATACCGCCTGCTGCTTTCGGCCGGCTCCCATGTAGTCAAGTTCAGCCACGTGGCATACTACTCTCAACGAGCCACAGTCGTGATCGCACAGCAGGATATTACGCAGGATATCCGACTGCAGCCATCGCTCATCGAAATTCGCGGCATTCGCGTGTATGAAAAAGCGTATGATCCGGCCCAGCAGATCATCATCGAAGCGATCGCCCGCAAGAAACAGATGCTCGCCAAACTGCGCGACTACAGTTTCGATGCCTACGCGAAGCTCGTGGTGCGGGATCGCAAAAAGCCGGACTCCACGAATATATTCCTGATCGTCGAATCTCAGGTGACCGGCCTTTGGGAACGTCCGGACAAATACAAACAGACGGTCGTGGCGAGACGCCAGTCCGCCAATGTGCCGGCCGATGCCATACTCATATTGTTTGGGGACCTGCTTAGTTTCTACCAGAACCGGGACGAGATGGGCTCCCAGCGGATCGTCACGCCGCTGGCCGACGATGCGCTGGATCATTACAACTTCTACCTGCTCGACACCATTCAGGCGGATAACAAACGCGTATTCGTTCTGGAGATCGAGCCGAAGAACCAGGTCGACCCGTTGTATGTGGGCAGGATCCAGATCGCGGACTCGAGTTTCGGCGTCGTGAGTGCCGACCTGGGGTGGAACGACGGTGTCCGCTTGACAGGCGTTTCGGACGCACACCTGCACATGGATTTCGCCCAGTTCACAAACGAGTACTGGATGCCGGTCGAGATCGACATGGCGGCGCGATTCAAGCTGGCGGTGCCACTGCCCGGGTTTCCCAAGGATATTCTGATATCATATGTCGCATCGCTGCACAGTTATCGGCTGCAGGAAGGAATGCCGCCAGGGAGTTTTGGCGAGGTGGCCTATGAGATATCACCGCAGGCAGACAAGGTCGATTCCGCTGCCTGGAACCGCGGCCAGACCATTCCTCTGACCACTCAGGAACTGCGCGGGTATGCCCGGATCGACTCGATACAACGCGCGCGACCGTTCGTCAAAAAAGCTCTGCCGCTGGCGCTGGCCTTGCCGCTATTCGCAACCACACAGCATGATCTGTTTCATTTCAATCGTACCGAGGGGGCGTATGCGGGCCTTGGCGGGCGATTCAATAACCGGAAGGCCGCGACGGAAATCCGAGCGAAGGCGGGCTACGCCTTTGACGCGCGCTACTGGCAGTTCGCGTTTGGCGCCACACGCACCCTCTCGGAGCGGCAGAAGCTGACCCTGGGAGCAGAGTACCACAACGAGATGCGTCACCGGCCAACACTGTCGAGCGGAATTGGCGGGAACGCGACACTATCGGCTTTGTTTTTCAAATCCGATCCCTTCGACTATTTCCGCGAGGAAGAGTTCAGCATCTATTCGGGTATCAAACTCGTTGACCGCACGCGATTCAGCCTTGCGTATCACGATACGCATCAGCAGTCGACGCCAACCCGCACCGATTTCAGCCTCTTCGAAAAGGACAAGGTAGTACGGGATAATCAGCCGATCCTCGACGGACAACTCCGTTCGGTGACAACGGCACTCACGTATGATTCACGGCCATTGCTCCGGCGCAAGGGGAAAGACGAGCGATTGTTCGAGACGCAGTATACGAACGTGACGGCAGAGATCGAGAGATCGTCTCCAACTTTCTTGAACAGCGATTTCGATTTTGTCAGGTATGCCGTGTCGGTCGATCGGCGACAACAGGTACTTGGTCTGGGAACTTCGACTCTTCGAGCCTACTGGGGCGGGTCCGACAAGGCGCTGCCGCCGCAACGGTATTTCACCGTGGATCATAACGTCTGGTCGTTTTACTCGATCATCGGGTTCCAGACACTGGGAGAGCACAACTTCTACGGTAACCAGGTGCTGGCCGTTACGTTGCAGCACGATTTTGGCCGACTCCTCTTTGCGAAAAGCCGACTTCCGTTCATGGAGAGGATACCGTTCACGCTGAACGTACACGGTGGGGCGTTCTGGACCGACTTCAGGGATCATGCGCCTCAGACCGGTGACCGGGGTCTCTGGTCCGCCCGCACCGCTTACTCGGAGCTTGGCTTTACTGTCGGCAACCTGACGCCGTTCCTGGTCCCCTTCAACCTGGCACTCAGTTTCACGTGGCAGCTTTCCGCATACGATACCAATCGGTTCTCCCTGGGATGGGGAATCGCGTTCTGA
- a CDS encoding methyl-accepting chemotaxis protein produces the protein MSWKDIRIASKLYIGFGIVIAIMLTLAGFNLFNYNGIKASAHHNQEVVYPILDGTNELIKATIQVQQYCSDISATRGLDGLSDGLGLADSAAKEFRDQLQKLYDLDPEHKDQLKSMGTSFEQYYNAGIEMAAVYVKDGPKAGNKLMAGFDATFMEIQEKLKAYETEAEAEFLVGMEQVESTTARANSIGIILAIVSFCLSALLAFFIARGIARPVNSIAKVAEDIAIGDIQHVIDINQKDEVGLLAASFRKFIDYMKELATAAEQISTNNLTVQVKPKSEKDILGNSFQTMTTNLTTIIRQLDSNARELVSAATEIAATSEQMARGAKDQADQVNQVSTAVEEMTATILESSKNASEATNSAKGAADTATGGGQIVNDTIQGMQKIADVVRESAESITKLAKSADQIGEIIGVIDDIADQTNLLALNAAIEAARAGEQGRGFAVVADEVRKLAERTGKATGEITEMIKGIQKQTDDAVNSMEAGIQQVDKGRDLADKAGSSLNEIVVMAQRVTDMVQQIATAAEEQSSAAEQISKNIEHISSVTKETATGAEQSAAAAEELNRQAEGLRQMVATFNVLGADTGILALAKQQHGTYMHKLEAVLDSRANFNDWKVLTHRECQFGKWYYSEGQKKYSHLNGFASIEDYHKRVHQSANQAVEALKAGNKDQARRYLQAAEAASRDVQEALDRLSQAMSVHAH, from the coding sequence ATGAGCTGGAAGGACATCAGAATCGCGAGCAAGCTATATATCGGCTTCGGCATCGTGATTGCAATCATGTTAACTTTGGCAGGGTTCAACCTGTTCAATTACAATGGCATCAAAGCATCTGCCCACCACAATCAAGAGGTTGTGTACCCGATTCTGGACGGAACCAACGAACTAATCAAGGCAACCATTCAGGTACAGCAGTATTGCAGCGATATTTCAGCGACGAGAGGTCTCGACGGATTGAGCGACGGGCTCGGGCTTGCGGATAGCGCCGCCAAAGAATTCCGGGATCAGCTCCAGAAGCTCTACGATCTTGATCCCGAACACAAGGATCAGCTTAAGTCGATGGGAACATCATTCGAACAGTACTACAACGCAGGAATCGAGATGGCGGCGGTGTATGTCAAAGATGGACCAAAGGCGGGCAATAAGCTCATGGCCGGGTTTGATGCCACGTTCATGGAGATTCAGGAGAAGTTGAAGGCGTATGAAACTGAGGCCGAAGCGGAATTCCTAGTGGGGATGGAGCAAGTTGAGTCCACAACCGCCCGAGCCAATTCAATCGGGATCATTCTGGCAATCGTCTCCTTCTGTCTTAGTGCGTTGCTGGCCTTTTTTATAGCTCGCGGCATTGCGCGTCCGGTCAATAGCATTGCCAAGGTTGCCGAAGATATCGCCATTGGGGATATTCAGCATGTTATCGATATCAATCAGAAAGATGAGGTAGGCCTTCTGGCTGCATCGTTCCGCAAATTTATTGACTATATGAAGGAACTGGCTACAGCTGCTGAACAGATTTCTACCAACAACCTGACCGTTCAGGTGAAGCCAAAGTCCGAGAAAGATATTCTCGGCAATTCGTTTCAGACTATGACGACAAATCTCACAACGATAATTCGGCAACTGGACAGCAATGCCCGCGAGCTGGTCAGCGCCGCCACCGAGATCGCCGCTACCTCGGAGCAGATGGCCCGGGGCGCCAAGGACCAGGCGGACCAGGTGAACCAAGTGTCAACGGCCGTTGAGGAAATGACGGCCACAATCCTGGAATCCTCGAAGAACGCGTCAGAGGCGACCAACTCGGCCAAAGGGGCCGCCGACACCGCAACGGGCGGTGGACAGATCGTCAATGACACGATTCAGGGGATGCAGAAGATCGCCGACGTGGTTCGTGAATCGGCCGAATCGATCACCAAACTGGCCAAATCGGCGGACCAGATCGGGGAGATCATCGGAGTCATTGACGACATCGCCGACCAGACCAACCTGCTGGCGCTGAATGCCGCCATCGAGGCCGCCCGCGCCGGAGAACAGGGCCGCGGTTTTGCCGTGGTGGCGGATGAGGTGCGTAAGCTGGCCGAGCGAACCGGCAAGGCGACCGGCGAGATCACCGAAATGATCAAGGGGATTCAGAAGCAGACCGACGATGCGGTCAACTCGATGGAGGCGGGCATCCAGCAAGTGGACAAAGGGCGCGACCTGGCGGACAAAGCCGGCAGCAGCCTGAACGAGATCGTCGTGATGGCGCAGCGTGTGACGGATATGGTCCAGCAGATCGCCACCGCGGCCGAAGAACAGTCGTCGGCAGCCGAGCAGATATCGAAGAACATCGAGCATATTTCCTCGGTGACCAAGGAGACGGCGACCGGCGCCGAGCAATCCGCAGCAGCGGCCGAAGAATTGAACCGCCAGGCCGAGGGTCTGAGGCAGATGGTGGCGACGTTCAATGTATTGGGTGCTGATACTGGAATCTTGGCCCTCGCCAAACAGCAGCACGGAACTTACATGCACAAGCTCGAGGCAGTACTAGATAGTCGCGCCAATTTCAACGATTGGAAGGTCCTGACACATCGCGAGTGTCAGTTTGGAAAGTGGTACTATTCCGAGGGGCAGAAAAAGTATTCTCATCTCAACGGGTTTGCTTCGATCGAGGACTACCACAAACGGGTGCACCAATCGGCCAACCAGGCGGTGGAGGCGCTGAAGGCCGGAAACAAAGATCAGGCGCGCCGGTATCTCCAGGCTGCCGAGGCCGCCTCGCGTGACGTGCAAGAGGCGCTCGATCGACTGTCACAGGCCATGTCGGTACATGCGCACTGA